The Cucumis melo cultivar AY chromosome 5, USDA_Cmelo_AY_1.0, whole genome shotgun sequence genome has a segment encoding these proteins:
- the LOC103485844 gene encoding plasmodesmata-located protein 2-like, with amino-acid sequence MEPIKKSPHIFYLLLILIIPNCHSEPDHNALVYHYCTNNNQPPTSTSMSETLSSLFEALIKQSTNSTFHRQTTAQTGIPISAEYQCRGDMSLMGCKSCVTQLGILSNRLCAGAKTGRVQLKGCYVRYETDGEEEKEEYGELVHKECGERKVGGGGGGYEAAALWEVEEGILRSGIGYFEGRNEGVRVVAQCEGALLGLGCDCAECVSRAVEVLRQDCRGSLDGSVYLDGCYVTYYTYHLLGDEKNGSSGKSVAIVLGGAATLGLGFIFILLIFRKTCGKKDDD; translated from the exons ATGGAACCCATCAAAAAATCTCCACATATCTTCTACCTTCTCCTCATCCTGATCATCCCAAATTGCCACTCAGAACCAGACCACAACGCCTTAGTCTACCACTACTGCACCAATAACAACCAACCACCCACATCAACATCAATGTCCGAAACCCTCTCATCTCTCTTCGAAGCCCTCATCAAGCAGTCCACAAACTCCACCTTCCACAGACAAACCACCGCCCAGACCGGCATCCCGATTTCGGCCGAGTACCAGTGCAGAGGGGACATGAGTTTAATGGGCTGCAAAAGCTGCGTAACTCAGCTAGGCATTTTGTCGAACAGGTTGTGTGCAGGAGCGAAAACAGGGCGTGTACAGTTGAAAGGCTGCTATGTGCGGTATGAGACGGATGGAGAGGAAGAGAAGGAGGAGTATGGGGAGTTGGTGCATAAGGAGTGTGGAGAAAGAAAGGTGGGCGGCGGCGGTGGTGGATATGAGGCGGCGGCGCTGTGGGAAGTGGAAGAGGGGATTTTGAGGAGTGGGATTGGGTATTTTGAGGGGAGGAATGAGGGAGTGAGGGTGGTGGCGCAGTGTGAAGGAGCGTTGTTGGGATTGGGGTGTGATTGTGCGGAGTGTGTGAGTCGTGCCGTGGAGGTGCTGCGCCAGGACTGCCGTGGAAGCCTTGATGGGAGTGTTTATTTGGATGGATGCTATGTTACCTATTACACCTACCATCTACTAG GTGACGAGAAGAATGGTTCAAGTGGAAAGTCGGTAGCAATTGTGTTGGGTGGTGCAGCAACTCTTGGATTGGGGTTTATCTTTATTCTATTGATATTCCGCAAGACTTGCGGAAAAAAAGACGATGATTAA